The genomic segment TCGCAGTTGGAGGAATGTCATTTACCTGTGGCAGATAACTGGCCGCCTTCTCCTGTTGAACTGAAGAAACTTCCAAAATCTGCTTCTTTAATTATTGGTCATAACGGATTTGGCGAGTTTAGCATATGGTATGCTAGCTTTGATCACAAATGCAATCAAATGTGCTTACTTTTACATGTTTTTATAGTAATCTGTTACCATGCATATTTGTCCTTGGTCTCTAAAATGACAAGCCATGCTAAGAGAGTTCTATGTTGGATGAACTTCTCATTCTGTTTCACCAAACAATTCATGGAACTGCAAAAACTTTATCATCTAGGTTAGTTCTGCTGACCTTTGTGAAGTTTACTGGTTCTATCTCAATGTCCCTTTTATATTTTGGTTGATGCAATAAACATGGTAATTAACCAGCTCTATGTTGTCattgatttaattttacctAATGAATGGTAAATAATATTGCgaaacaaaatttttggttCTTGTTTGATCCAGTTCTGTGTCATTACTAAATGTGTTCAGAATAAAGTTGGCTAGGCTGCTGAATGCTAAAACAAGCCTAAAAGATATAGCCACATTGATAAGAATGTTCATAGTTTCTCCTTATTGATACTCTAATTAGACTTCAACTTTTGCAGGGATATTAAAAAACAGATTCTCGTATTGAAGTTTTCTGGTCCGAGCACTACAATCTCTAAATGCATTCCAATTAGCTTCTTTCAGTGGCAAAGAAAAGGCAATGTTCCCCCTTACTACAACCAGGAAGAGCTTATCAACGAGGTTCTAAATGCAACAGAAATGTGGTTCTCTGGAGAAGATAGCGAACTGGTCCGACCAATAGAGGCTGAAGATCTGGCCATCTGGCTTCTTGTCTCAACTGTGTCATGTCTTGACTTCCAACCTAGCTATAAATCAGGTGATTGGCAGATGGACTCAGTTGGATCTTGGAAGCTTGCTCTCCTGGTTAAAAACACAGTGGTGATGGGAAGTGCATTGGATCTTAGGTACTACCCAAATAAATTAGATGAATACTATTAGAGAGACATATTATAGTACTATTCTGTGTTAGTGCTACTTGTTTGCTTTGCAAATAGTGGATAAAGGATTTAAAGTTCCCCATTTCTTATGGTGTTGACTTTCCCGTAGGATCAAAATACTTGTAGCACATTACACTGAGTTCCTCGGATTTTAAAGAATATCCATTCTGGAATGCCTAATGAAGGAATCAATTTCAGAGTCAATATATGCCTCATGCCAACCTTTTTCTGGTATTTGGTGGAAACAGCAATTTAATAGTCAACTTCTTGACCTAAAGTTCACACGTTTCCTAAATTATTACAGCCTTGCAATTTGATCAAAGACTGCAATGGTTTATTTGATGAAGCCATGAAAGTGTTTTTAAGTTGGATTATGTTCAGGATAGTATAGTCATTTTCCTAGTTTGGGCTCCACTATTTGACCAGCCAAAGGGCAAGCAAACTTACTGAGGGTGAAAGGTACAAGATAGTGTCCGTAATAAGCAGCTCTGCAGAGTTGACGTTTGAACTTTCTAAAGTGCAACATGCAAACCATAAGCTTGATTCGTGCCGTCATACTAGTAATGATGCATCCATGTGAGCTCCAGAATATATGAACTTGGACTTCTAATCCTTCTTCTGATCCACATTGTGCTTTATTTTTGAGCAGTTCATATTTTGTTTGCTTTTGCTTTAGAGGTTAAATAACAGAAGTCCTTCCTGCAGGGGTGTTGCAGCTGGTGCATCACTTGGTCATGGAATTATTGGTAGATCTGATGGGCTAGTTTACATGTGGGAACTTTCTACAGGAATTAAAGTTGGTAATCTACATCAGTTCAAAGGTAATCTCACATTGTGAGTAACAAATATTTCTCAAAATTGGCAGACTTTTTGTCTAATGCCTGCCATCTTTTCTTGCTAACCGTTTCAACTCgtgtttttatgtgtttgtTTGACAAAGAACTTTGCTAATTCTTCATTTAGGTTACTATTCCCAGTTTGATTATGCACTAAATGTTCTAAATTCTTCATTTAGGTAGCGGAGTGTCATGTATAGCAACTGATATGTCAAAACCTGGAGCTTTGGCTGTTGCAAGCGATGGAGGTGAATTGCTAGTATATGTGTACCTGTGAAGGGCTTCTGCCGATTGGCGGATGCAGCTTTAAAATGAAGAGCCAGTCATTAACCTTTCCTGCTCCAGATTTAATCTTTATCATCTTAGAAACAAAATCAATCAGAAATTATGATGTCTGAAGCCTGAACTCAGTCTAGAAGTATACATGAAATAAGTGTAGCAAATTTGGAAGttcagaatttttcttcttATCCTCCAATGTCCCACCATGTTTCCCATTGATGATTTgctctttcttttgttcttgttcCTTGTTATAATACGAACAGGTTATTCATAGAGTCACGATGAAGGTAAGTCAGACCCAGTGGTAGCTTTTTCACGGAAAAAGACCAGATCGTATGATTTATGATCTAGCAATAAAATCTGGTGGCATTTAGCAACTGTTTACGGAAAGGTGAGTCAAGCAGACTTAAAAAGCACCTTGTCGATGTTTATAGTCCACTGTAACAAATTAATAATATAGAAAAGAAGCGCCAGGTTTGACACATTTGGAATTAAACAAActccttttgtttttatttggaaGAGCAAATTAGATCAAATATTTTCATTAGCGAAAGAATGAACATGATCGAAGAAGCCGTTATAAAGGTCACTTCAAATATGCAAATCGTTTTCCTAATCAACCGAATTCACTGCAGCCTAGACTGACGATTCATTCTATGGAAAGAAAACAAAGGCCGGTTGGTTAACGTAATAAATAACCTCTGAAACCTTAATTTGAATATTACCACTAATAAATAATAAAGGTTACATAATGAATTACGGAAAGAAAGCGAGGGCTATAAATAAAGTATACCATTCCGCAATGTTGAATACAATCTCAACGAAATTGAAACTCCAAACTATCAAAGGAGGGAAAGGAACTAAATGGGGGCCAACTCATCGTTAAAAGTCAACTAAAAGAGAGAAGGccacaaaaatattaaagtaacTAGTAGGTTGGCTAAATGGAAATTATTTAGCTTTGACATTGGATGTCTTGGCTGGAGCTTCGCCTGAAGGGTTGAGCTCATCCCAGGCTTCAATCCATGTCACCATGGCATCTGCCAACTTGGTGAAGTAGGGGTCGACATTGGCAAGCTTAGCCTTGACCTGCTTGGCAAGTTCAGTGTAGCACTGCTGGACAGTTGTGCATTCCTTAGGCAGGGAGACAGCCTGGAAAAAGGGGATTATCTCTTCCTGCCAGTAGATACCCTTGTACTCTTTCTTCAGATTAACAAAAGGATTGCTTGCCTTGCTGTGCCATATGTAGGGCAGACCAGTCTTGATCCCCAGACCCAGATGGTCACATATAACCTGCAATTTGACAATGCATTATTACGGTCATGCTTTATTAAGAATGTCAAAGATAATTTCACTAGCAATCACAAGGCAATtacattttttctaaaaaaaaattgtccaaaTATTATGACTTTGAGGGTGCTGATTTATTGAAGTTACTGTGTTCAAGCAAAAGCAAAAACTAGGATCACGAGAGATATCTATCAGAATACAGTTCATTCTATTCTCCCCGCTTAATATTGTAGTGCACATTAAGTTTCGTGGTGGTTTAAGATGTCCAAAAGGAAACAACATAGTTCAAATGTGCCCAGGAAGTAAATACCCAGATGCATGCTAGTCCAAGCTATAGGACTCAGAAAACAAGTGGTTAAACAAAGAAGATGATGCTTCCTCTGAGCATTAAAGGTGTCATTGGATAATAATTTAGTTCTAATCCCTAAATGTAGCAACAGAATGTGTGACATCTGATCAAAACTGAATGAAACATCTCCTGACCAGCTTTCCAAAATTGTATAAGCTCTTGATATCAAAATGTCAACTCGGATGGCGTGTTATAatagaagaaaggaaaaaaaaatgatcctCAAAATAAATTAAGGTACAGGGCTCCTTTGTACCTTAGTACACCAGCCAGCCCACATATCGTCGTAGCGACCAATGGGTTGGCCATCACCCATGAGCCCAAAGTACATTGCAGGTCCAATCAGCTCACGATTGAATGCCAAATTCATACCACACATGGGGAATAAAGTACCCTTCGGAATTGTCATGACTGCATCCACATATCTGCAAAGGTGAACGCTCATTAGGCGTGAAACAAGAAGTTTGGATGCAAGCTTTTCATGAGCCACATAAATGATTCACATACCTGGTATTCCTCTCACGTGGCTTAACAAGCTGTGTGGGTGCATCATAATCAGGAATATTAAGCCAAAGGCCATGAGAAACAGCTGTTGGAACACCCTCACGAAGACTGAAAGGGTAGCCACGCACAAAGTCTGCGCCATCTCTGTATGGATCATAAAGAGTATTGAAAAAATATGGAGTAGCAGgactcaaaatattttttatgtgCTGCTCAAGGGCATTGATATCCTTGCCAGATGGGTCTTTAGCAACCTGTTCATTGTGATGGAAGAAGGTTTTAGAAAATTACAATGATCGGGCATGCTTCAACAACTGTAAATGCTGAAAAGGTAAATGATCGGCCAACACAACTTGAAACTAAGCATTTCACTTTCAAGATATCATATCCGAAACAATGATGACATTGTGTAACATTCTCCATTCAAAAAACAGGAAAACAACAGCAAAAAGCAAAACTCGAATTAATAGATGCAACTGACAAGAACTTCAAAAACTAAACATGGTAGGAAGGAAAACTGACAAACTGCTATTCTCATAATATGACATTTTGCAGTCCAACTTGAAAGGAGCCTTTTTGAAGGGCCTATGACAAGGCCATTGAAAAGGAGTTTCATCATTGCATAATGGGACCATATGATAGCAAATCACAGATTAGATCTCTGGGCCTTTGTTATTCGCTCACCCAACCGTCAAAAGCTGCTCAAAATAATTATCTGGTGGTTATACTCTTCTTTAGGAATCTAAGTAGCAAAATTACAATTAGAAAATATCCAAGTCCTTTATTAGATCTGGCGGACAAAATATCCATATAGCAGATCCATAAAAAACTGTTCCGTTTTTAGCAATAAATATCGGCAAAAACCATTCTCCCGCAGGAAGATAGCATCAAGCAGATCGATCACAAATTTATACTTGTAATCAGGAAACAACAGAATCTCTGAACTTCTTTCTAACTTGCAGGGAGAAGCAACATTTTCAATTGCAGGATCCTTTCGTACACAAGTCACGCGGATCAGCGAAGATGACACAGAAAATAAAACACCACGGACACACACAGAAACTtacattttaattttcctaaaaattGACTTGCAAGCACGGAAAAttcaaatttgcaacaaaaacaACACGAAAACCTATCAATGAGCAAGATCATAGCAAATTCGTCATAAAAATTCAAACTTGAATTTTGTTGACAAACCAATCTGAA from the Coffea arabica cultivar ET-39 chromosome 11e, Coffea Arabica ET-39 HiFi, whole genome shotgun sequence genome contains:
- the LOC113716660 gene encoding probable UDP-arabinopyranose mutase 2, whose product is MAGVSPTPLLKDELDIVIPTIRNLDFLEMWRPFFQPYHLIIVQDGDPSKTIKVPEGFDYELYNRNDINRILGPKASCISFKDSACRCFGYMVSKKKYIYTIDDDCFVAKDPSGKDINALEQHIKNILSPATPYFFNTLYDPYRDGADFVRGYPFSLREGVPTAVSHGLWLNIPDYDAPTQLVKPRERNTRYVDAVMTIPKGTLFPMCGMNLAFNRELIGPAMYFGLMGDGQPIGRYDDMWAGWCTKVICDHLGLGIKTGLPYIWHSKASNPFVNLKKEYKGIYWQEEIIPFFQAVSLPKECTTVQQCYTELAKQVKAKLANVDPYFTKLADAMVTWIEAWDELNPSGEAPAKTSNVKAK